One window of Rhinoraja longicauda isolate Sanriku21f chromosome 9, sRhiLon1.1, whole genome shotgun sequence genomic DNA carries:
- the psmb1 gene encoding proteasome subunit beta type-1 isoform X2 produces the protein MLQSYGYTRSLEEYQYSGPTQHRFSPYTFNGGTVLALAGEDFSIVASDTRLSEGYSIHSRDSPKCYKLTDHTVIGCTGFHGDCLTLTKIIDARLKMYKHSNNKTMTSGAIAAMLSTILYSRRFFPYYVYNIIGGLDEEGKGAVYSFDPVGSYQRDAYKAGGSASAMLQPLLDNQIGFKNMESVEHIPLTLEKATQLIKDVFISAAERDVYTGDCLKICFITKDGIREESLPLRKD, from the exons ATGCTGCAGTCGTATGGGTATACGAGGAGCCTGGAAGAATACCAGTACTCGGGACCAACGCAACACCGTTTCTCGCCCTACACCTTCAACGGAGG AACTGTGCTGGCTTTAGCTGGGGAAGATTTTTCGATTGTAGCTTCAGATACACGACTAAGCGAGGGTTATTCCATTCACAGCCGTGACTCGCCCAAGTGCTACAAATT GACAGATCACACAGTGATTGGATGTACTGGATTCCATGGAGATTGTCTTACACTGACAAAAATCATTGATGCAAGATTAAAG ATGTACAAACATTCAAATAATAAGACGATGACAAGTGGAGCAATAGCAGCAATGCTTTCCACCATTCTGTACTCTCGAAGGTTTTTTCCTTACTATGTTTACAATATAATCGGTGGCCTTGATGAAGAAG GGAAGGGTGCGGTTTACAGCTTTGATCCTGTGGGATCCTATCAGCGAGATGCTTACAAAGCTGGTGGCTCGGCCAGTGCCATGTTGCAGCCGCTTTTAGACAACCAG ATTGGTTTCAAGAACATGGAGTCAGTAGAACATATTCCCCTCACGCTAGAAAAAGCAACACAGCTAATTAAAGATGTTTTCATCTCTGCAGCTGAGAGAGACGTTTATACTGGTGACTGTCTAAAGATTTGCTTCATTACAAAAGACGGAATCAGAGAGGAGTCGCTGCCTCTTCGGAAGGATTAA
- the psmb1 gene encoding proteasome subunit beta type-1 isoform X1, with protein MEKTAQCWSNPAVLEATLEDKDRFVCLFGKPASALPCVYILLLHYKISRTVLALAGEDFSIVASDTRLSEGYSIHSRDSPKCYKLTDHTVIGCTGFHGDCLTLTKIIDARLKMYKHSNNKTMTSGAIAAMLSTILYSRRFFPYYVYNIIGGLDEEGKGAVYSFDPVGSYQRDAYKAGGSASAMLQPLLDNQIGFKNMESVEHIPLTLEKATQLIKDVFISAAERDVYTGDCLKICFITKDGIREESLPLRKD; from the exons ATGGAAAAAacagcacagtgctggagtaaccctgcggTTCTAGAAGCAACTCTGGAAGACAAGGATAGATTTGTATGTttatttggtaaaccagcatctgcacttccttgtgtgtacattttactgctccactacaaaatctcaag AACTGTGCTGGCTTTAGCTGGGGAAGATTTTTCGATTGTAGCTTCAGATACACGACTAAGCGAGGGTTATTCCATTCACAGCCGTGACTCGCCCAAGTGCTACAAATT GACAGATCACACAGTGATTGGATGTACTGGATTCCATGGAGATTGTCTTACACTGACAAAAATCATTGATGCAAGATTAAAG ATGTACAAACATTCAAATAATAAGACGATGACAAGTGGAGCAATAGCAGCAATGCTTTCCACCATTCTGTACTCTCGAAGGTTTTTTCCTTACTATGTTTACAATATAATCGGTGGCCTTGATGAAGAAG GGAAGGGTGCGGTTTACAGCTTTGATCCTGTGGGATCCTATCAGCGAGATGCTTACAAAGCTGGTGGCTCGGCCAGTGCCATGTTGCAGCCGCTTTTAGACAACCAG ATTGGTTTCAAGAACATGGAGTCAGTAGAACATATTCCCCTCACGCTAGAAAAAGCAACACAGCTAATTAAAGATGTTTTCATCTCTGCAGCTGAGAGAGACGTTTATACTGGTGACTGTCTAAAGATTTGCTTCATTACAAAAGACGGAATCAGAGAGGAGTCGCTGCCTCTTCGGAAGGATTAA